Sequence from the Rhodococcus jostii RHA1 genome:
CCGACTTACCGGTGAGCTGCCATTCGGCGAGATCGGGCAGGTGACGGTCGGCAGGTCGGCCGAAAAACGTCGTGTACCAGGCAACGGCGGCCTCAACATCGACGACGGAGACTACTGCGTTTACGCGGCCGGGCTTCATGGACGGTCATCCTCCCCAGCGGGCCCGGAATGCATCGATTCGCCCCTCGACTCCGGTCAGCGCCTCGAGGGGGCGACCGAGTCACCGGCACCGGACGAGTAACAGGCCCACGCGACATCGTCCGCCCGACCTCGGGGAGAAGGCCGAGGCGCACCCTTCTGGTGTCGAGGTCGGTAACCATCGAGGCAAGGGCCTCGTCGCGACACAGCGCTCCGGCCAGCGACTCCCACTCGCAGCCGCGAATCTCGAGATGATCCCCTCTCGCTCATGCGCCCGGGCGAGGACATCGACGACGCACCGGTGATGTGAGCTCCGTCACATCACGGTCCGATAACGGAAGGGAAACGGCTCGGCGACGGGGACGTCTTGTCGCCCCGAGCTGGGAAGAGTCCCTGCGCGCCCAATGAGGCCCCGCAACAGGCGAAGACACTCCGCGTTATCAAATGGTGACACTGCGGCCTCGGCCCGTTACCGTCGTCACCGGCCGAGGAAACATCGGCCACATCCGGCCCGCCGCGCCAAACCTCGTCCCGCGGGTACCGGAGTCCCGACGAAGCATTCCAGGGACGAGGACGGGGGACCCAAAGTCCTCCAGGGAACGCAAGTTCTCAGACGGACACCGGCCCGAATGTGCTTCGCACACTCGGATCTTGGGGTGAAGCCAGACCCTCTCCAGCCAGGAGAGGCGAGGCCGGGCGACCTCTCAGCCCGAACCCGACAGCTGACCTCGCAGGCGCGTGTGGAGAGGATCTCGACCACTATGAGCGGACGCCATCGCAAGCCCACCAACACCGGCCGCACCGTCGCCAAGGTCGCCGTCACCGGCGCCATCATGGGCGTCGCCGGAGCAGCCTTCTCGGGCACCGCGAACGCGGCACCCGACTCCGACTGGGACCGCCTCGCGCAGTGCGAGTCCGGCGGAAACTGGGGAATCAACACCGGAAACGGCTTCCAGGGCGGACTCCAGTTCTCCCCGAGCACCTGGAACGCACACGGTGGAACCCAGTACGCGGCCACCGCCAACCAGGCCTCGCGTGAAGAGCAGATCGTCGTCGCCGAGAAGGTCCTCGACTCCCAGGGCTGGGGCGCATGGCCGTCCTGCTCCTCGAGCCTCGGCCTGAGCAGCGCACCCACCCAGCGCACCGCCCCCGCAACCGTGCCCGAGGCCCCCGCGGCGCCGGCACTCCCCGACCTCACGGGCGGCGTCCCCAGCACCAACGGCACCTCGCAGTACGCCGGTGTCGTCGACAACGCGATCGAGGCCGTCAAGGCTCAGGGCATCGCGATCGATCCCCAGATCCTGCAGCTCATCGACGCGAACAAGGGACTGCTCCCGCAGTAATCCCCCGCGATTCACAGAAGAGGGGCCCTGCACCGATCCGGTGCAGGGCCCCTCTTCTGTCGCCTGGTCGTGAGGGTCAGGTTTTCGGTGGATCTAGTGGTGTGTCTCTGATTTAGCTGATCTTTTCCAGTGCGACGCGGCCGCGCGCAACCTTGGCGAGGATGGATTCGGCGGTCGCGGTCCATTCGTAC
This genomic interval carries:
- a CDS encoding transglycosylase family protein, with the translated sequence MSGRHRKPTNTGRTVAKVAVTGAIMGVAGAAFSGTANAAPDSDWDRLAQCESGGNWGINTGNGFQGGLQFSPSTWNAHGGTQYAATANQASREEQIVVAEKVLDSQGWGAWPSCSSSLGLSSAPTQRTAPATVPEAPAAPALPDLTGGVPSTNGTSQYAGVVDNAIEAVKAQGIAIDPQILQLIDANKGLLPQ